In a genomic window of Syngnathus typhle isolate RoL2023-S1 ecotype Sweden linkage group LG4, RoL_Styp_1.0, whole genome shotgun sequence:
- the LOC133152633 gene encoding uncharacterized protein LOC133152633, with protein sequence MAMRPRSSIMLRVVSHRDRYSDQFYLIFTIPLGDIIRKYNISFQCYADDTQLYMPLSMTDPRDCCNLEACLAEMKQWMSLNFLRLNPDKTEMLIIGPIRYQQFFKETAITIDNRTITQSDTVTNLGVIFDQTLSFQKHIKNITRFAFFHLRNIAKIRPILSIGDPETIIHAFVTSRLDYCNVLLSALPKSRIKSLQLVQNAAARLLSRTRKFDHITPILANLHWLPVHLRCDFKVLLLTYKSLHGLAPSYLVDLVVPYVPLRNLRSQNATLLATPRAKKMSAGSKAFSIWAPELWNALPMDIRTATSVETFKTRLKTHFYDMAFN encoded by the coding sequence atggcaatgcgtcctcggagctctataatgttacgtgtggtgtcccacagggatcggtactcggaccaattctatttaatatttacgattccgcttggggacataatacgtaaatataatattagttttcaatgctacgcggatgacacccaattatatatgccgttatcgatgacagatccgcgggattgttgtaatcttgaggcgtgccttgcggagatgaagcaatggatgtctctcaacttccttcgtcttaacccagataaaactgagatgttgataattggtccaattCGTTATCAACAAtttttcaaggaaaccgctataactatagataaccgtactatcactcagagcgatactgtaactaatcttggggtaatatttgaccaaactctctcctttcaaaagcacattaagaatataaccagatttgcgttttttcaccttcgtaatattgcaaagattcgtccgatcctctcgatcGGTGAtccggaaactattatacatgcgttcgtcacgtcgcgcctggactactgtaatgtattaCTCTCTGCTCTTCCTaaatcccgcatcaaaagtctacagttagtacaaaatgctgctgcaaggctgctctcacggacaagaaaatttgatcacattaccccaatattagccaacttacattggcttccggtccatttaagatgtgacttcaaggttcttctattaacctataaatcactgcatggcttagcgccttcatatctcgtcgacctagttgttccttatgttccgttgcgtaaccttcgttcgcaaaacgctactcttttagcgacaccgagggccaagaaaatgtctgcagggtctaaggcattttctatttgggctccagagctttggaatgctctaccaatggatattaggactgctacctcagtagaaacatttaagacacgtttaaagacacatttctatgatatggcctttaactaa